In Candidatus Eisenbacteria bacterium, one genomic interval encodes:
- a CDS encoding insulinase family protein, whose amino-acid sequence MKVRALRTGLASFAVVVALTGSAVASRGAEVPNIPGERELVVLRNGTRVLLCRDTTSSMVDLAVWYDAGIRREPLERAGLAAVCQRLMFAGSPRFPAGEHLRRVGAMGGDVGALVAGDYACYFQTVPESGLEIVMQLEADRMGTVPIDAAHLELARQALRIERRQPAAAAPLALGLRALYGSAFLQHPYRHPVLADDAAVAALTVKEVQEWYRTHYAPRRALITIVGRFDRARALALAHQYFEPLRSSAGAEPKAPAPDPEPNAERRSRQSINVPFHVVLLGWRGPGAGDPDLAPLLVISQVLSGRDQGRLEHGLKARLASVFMTGGDFEVRKDASMLFCAIGIDQAGDSARAEHELVAEVERIGRDGVNADELDRAKRSIESRLVFDWLPVRTRALALAGSEFFNGDAALVARDLERVLEVTTADVQRASDRWLHGRRRNVAWLYPAAPSSRPSAPRGGQ is encoded by the coding sequence ATGAAGGTTCGAGCTTTGAGAACCGGCCTCGCGTCGTTCGCGGTCGTGGTGGCCCTCACGGGCTCCGCGGTGGCGTCGCGCGGCGCCGAGGTTCCGAACATTCCCGGGGAGCGCGAACTGGTGGTGTTGCGCAATGGGACGCGCGTGCTGCTGTGCCGCGACACCACCTCGAGCATGGTGGACCTTGCGGTGTGGTACGACGCCGGGATTCGCCGCGAGCCACTCGAGCGGGCCGGACTCGCCGCGGTGTGCCAGCGCCTGATGTTCGCGGGCTCGCCCCGATTTCCCGCGGGAGAGCACTTGCGGCGCGTCGGAGCGATGGGTGGCGATGTCGGAGCGCTGGTCGCGGGTGATTACGCGTGCTACTTCCAGACCGTGCCGGAGAGCGGGCTCGAAATCGTGATGCAGCTCGAAGCGGACCGCATGGGCACCGTGCCGATCGACGCGGCGCATCTGGAGCTGGCGCGTCAGGCGCTTCGCATCGAGCGTCGTCAGCCGGCGGCCGCCGCTCCGCTGGCGCTCGGATTGCGCGCGTTGTACGGCTCCGCATTCCTTCAGCACCCGTACCGCCATCCGGTACTGGCCGACGATGCCGCCGTTGCAGCGCTGACCGTCAAAGAAGTCCAGGAGTGGTACCGCACGCACTACGCGCCGCGCCGCGCACTGATCACGATCGTCGGTCGGTTCGATCGCGCGCGTGCACTCGCGCTGGCGCATCAGTATTTCGAGCCGCTGCGCTCGAGCGCAGGAGCAGAACCCAAGGCGCCCGCGCCGGACCCGGAGCCGAACGCCGAGCGGCGCTCGCGACAGTCGATCAACGTTCCGTTTCACGTCGTGCTGCTCGGCTGGCGCGGACCCGGCGCGGGTGATCCCGACCTCGCGCCTCTGCTGGTGATCTCACAAGTCCTGAGCGGTCGCGATCAAGGTCGTCTCGAGCACGGACTCAAGGCACGGCTGGCAAGCGTTTTCATGACCGGCGGCGACTTCGAGGTGCGCAAGGATGCGTCGATGCTGTTCTGCGCGATCGGCATCGACCAGGCGGGTGACAGCGCGCGCGCCGAGCACGAGCTGGTCGCCGAGGTCGAACGCATCGGTCGCGACGGCGTGAACGCCGACGAACTCGATCGCGCGAAGCGCTCGATCGAGTCCCGCCTGGTGTTCGATTGGCTGCCGGTCCGCACGCGCGCGCTGGCGCTGGCGGGCTCGGAGTTCTTCAATGGCGACGCGGCACTGGTTGCGCGTGACCTCGAGCGCGTGCTCGAGGTCACGACCGCCGACGTGCAGCGCGCGTCCGATCGCTGGCTCCATGGGAGGCGTCGCAACGTGGCATGGCTCTACCCGGCCGCACCCTCGTCACGACCGAGCGCTCCGCGAGGTGGACAATGA
- a CDS encoding S8 family serine peptidase — MRRGLPSCAVFVALLALAGAARASEAPRLRVSTAPSISRSASLARLDARLLDEALAPSGVTLPVWVEFVDKGESGDPGELARRLSDARARLSPRALARRLRAHLNPLVDYADLPVHAPYLAQLAEHAVPVLGWSRWMNSAAVRIPGERLLELAALPAVARVRASDPLWLAARVPAGAELVVDVDASGPPPARVRGAGGLAGCTGCEGVDYGTTFAQLERIRLPALHDSGYTGAGVLICVLDDGFNYFDKHEATRDHVIALDHQRDFVRGQWGVQDTSFSHVGFAHGSWTFGSIAGRKFGTYVGAAFDASFALARTENTAGERPIEMAFWGLGAEWADSLGADIISSSLGYFQFDSAAANYVYADMDGRTTIVSRAAEIAASKGILIVNAVGNEGQTPWGRLIAPSDVNGDSLIAVGAVDASGQVAAFSSYGPSADDRIKPEVCAHGVSNRLIATTGNPNAYTNLSGTSFAAPLIAGAAACLMQARPAWTPRDVARALRSTASHPQSPDARCGYGIANAVAALNYDPTTGIPIAPRPSNLIALRGAHPHRADDGAVQWTLMAAPRAEAGERVRVRVSDALGRAVITVHDAPRCLQALPITWDGRDAAGRPVPSGLYFVVVETARDQVTQRLVMLR, encoded by the coding sequence ATGCGCCGTGGCCTGCCGTCCTGCGCCGTTTTCGTCGCGTTGCTCGCACTCGCGGGCGCCGCGCGGGCTTCGGAAGCGCCGCGCCTCAGGGTTTCGACCGCGCCTTCGATCTCGCGCTCCGCGAGCCTCGCAAGGCTCGATGCCCGGCTGCTCGACGAGGCGCTGGCTCCGAGTGGCGTGACGCTTCCGGTGTGGGTCGAGTTCGTCGACAAGGGTGAGTCCGGCGACCCCGGCGAGCTCGCCCGCCGCCTCAGCGACGCGCGTGCCCGGCTCTCGCCGCGAGCACTGGCCCGACGACTTCGCGCGCACTTGAATCCGCTCGTCGACTACGCCGACCTGCCGGTCCACGCGCCCTACCTGGCGCAACTTGCCGAGCACGCGGTGCCGGTGCTCGGGTGGTCGCGATGGATGAACTCGGCAGCCGTGAGGATCCCGGGCGAGCGCCTGCTCGAACTGGCAGCGCTGCCGGCCGTCGCGCGCGTACGCGCCAGCGATCCACTGTGGCTCGCCGCGCGGGTGCCGGCCGGCGCCGAGCTCGTCGTGGACGTCGACGCGTCCGGTCCGCCGCCGGCGCGCGTGCGCGGAGCCGGCGGGCTCGCGGGCTGCACCGGATGCGAGGGTGTGGACTACGGCACCACGTTCGCGCAACTCGAGCGCATTCGCCTGCCGGCGCTGCATGACTCGGGATACACCGGGGCGGGAGTGCTGATCTGCGTGCTCGACGACGGCTTCAATTACTTCGACAAACACGAAGCGACCCGCGATCACGTGATCGCGCTCGACCATCAACGTGACTTCGTGCGCGGACAGTGGGGCGTTCAGGACACCAGCTTCAGCCACGTCGGATTCGCACACGGGAGCTGGACGTTCGGATCGATCGCGGGCCGCAAGTTCGGCACCTACGTCGGCGCCGCGTTCGATGCCTCGTTCGCGCTCGCCCGCACCGAGAACACCGCCGGCGAACGGCCGATCGAAATGGCGTTCTGGGGGCTCGGTGCGGAATGGGCCGACAGCCTCGGCGCTGACATCATCTCGTCGTCGCTCGGCTACTTCCAGTTCGACAGCGCCGCGGCGAACTACGTCTACGCCGACATGGACGGACGCACCACGATCGTCTCGAGAGCCGCCGAGATCGCGGCCTCCAAGGGCATCCTCATCGTGAACGCGGTCGGCAATGAAGGACAGACACCGTGGGGGCGCCTGATCGCACCGTCGGACGTGAACGGAGACAGCCTGATCGCGGTGGGGGCGGTCGATGCAAGCGGTCAGGTCGCGGCCTTCTCGTCTTACGGCCCGAGCGCCGACGATCGAATCAAGCCCGAGGTGTGCGCGCACGGGGTGTCGAATCGACTCATCGCAACCACCGGCAACCCGAACGCCTACACGAACCTGAGTGGCACTTCGTTCGCGGCGCCGCTGATTGCGGGAGCTGCCGCATGCCTGATGCAGGCGCGCCCGGCGTGGACACCGCGTGACGTCGCGCGGGCACTGCGATCGACCGCCTCGCATCCGCAATCGCCGGACGCCCGCTGTGGCTACGGCATCGCGAACGCGGTCGCGGCTCTGAACTACGACCCGACGACCGGGATTCCGATCGCACCGCGACCATCGAACCTGATCGCGTTGCGCGGCGCCCATCCGCACCGAGCCGACGATGGCGCGGTGCAGTGGACGCTGATGGCGGCTCCGCGGGCCGAAGCGGGCGAACGCGTGCGCGTGAGGGTGAGCGACGCGCTCGGACGCGCCGTCATCACCGTGCACGATGCGCCGCGGTGCCTGCAGGCGCTTCCGATCACCTGGGACGGCCGCGACGCCGCCGGCCGGCCAGTGCCCTCAGGACTCTATTTCGTAGTCGTCGAGACCGCGCGTGATCAGGTCACGCAGCGGCTCGTGATGCTGCGCTGA
- a CDS encoding asparaginase codes for MVFELEVIAWRGSIAESRHRVEVAIADARGQSLGGTAQLNRHTTMRSCAKPFQLVPLVVRGHADRLGLGDEDLAIMAASHSGGRMHVERVQRLLDRIGLGAEALACGWHEPLDSEMLAEVRKHPELRSPLQHNCSGKHAGMLALALAEGWPIAGYEHAEHPVQRLMRETVAEWAGLRAPDLEIAIDGCSATVFALPLSAIATAYARLAGARLDGAAGERALARIRNAMAAHPRLTAGAGRFSTDLMEATRGELISKVGAEGLESVACPARAHGLAVRVEDGANRATPPACLAVLEQLGWLDEAARSALESHRRVPIDNAAGLRVGVLDVELRTLPAAVTPERNFA; via the coding sequence GTGGTGTTCGAACTCGAAGTCATTGCGTGGCGGGGTTCCATTGCGGAATCCCGCCATCGCGTTGAAGTGGCGATCGCCGACGCGCGCGGCCAGTCGCTCGGGGGCACCGCGCAGCTCAACCGCCACACCACCATGCGCTCGTGCGCCAAGCCGTTTCAGCTCGTGCCGCTGGTCGTGCGCGGGCACGCGGATCGGCTCGGACTTGGCGACGAAGACCTGGCGATCATGGCCGCCAGTCACTCGGGCGGGCGCATGCACGTCGAGCGGGTGCAGCGATTGCTCGATCGCATCGGTCTCGGCGCCGAGGCGCTGGCGTGCGGCTGGCACGAGCCGCTGGATTCCGAAATGCTCGCCGAAGTGCGGAAGCATCCGGAGCTTCGCTCGCCGCTCCAGCACAACTGTTCGGGCAAGCATGCCGGCATGCTGGCACTCGCGCTCGCCGAGGGCTGGCCGATCGCGGGCTACGAGCATGCGGAGCATCCGGTGCAGCGTCTGATGCGCGAGACCGTCGCCGAGTGGGCGGGTCTGCGCGCTCCCGATCTCGAGATCGCGATCGACGGATGCAGCGCGACGGTGTTCGCGCTGCCCCTGTCGGCGATCGCGACCGCATACGCACGGCTGGCCGGCGCGCGCCTCGACGGTGCGGCGGGCGAGCGAGCACTCGCACGCATCCGCAACGCCATGGCCGCCCACCCCCGACTGACCGCGGGGGCGGGGCGCTTCAGCACCGATCTGATGGAAGCGACCCGCGGCGAGCTGATCTCCAAAGTCGGAGCGGAGGGGCTCGAGTCGGTCGCCTGCCCGGCACGCGCACACGGACTCGCGGTGCGGGTCGAGGACGGAGCGAATCGCGCCACTCCGCCGGCGTGTCTCGCGGTGCTGGAGCAGCTCGGCTGGCTCGACGAGGCGGCGCGCTCGGCGCTGGAATCGCACCGCCGGGTCCCGATCGACAATGCGGCGGGACTGCGGGTCGGCGTACTCGACGTGGAGTTGCGTACCCTGCCGGCGGCGGTCACGCCGGAGCGGAATTTCGCATAG